One region of Wyeomyia smithii strain HCP4-BCI-WySm-NY-G18 chromosome 3, ASM2978416v1, whole genome shotgun sequence genomic DNA includes:
- the LOC129731357 gene encoding uncharacterized protein DDB_G0292186-like, translated as NNNNNNNNNNNNNNNNNNNNNNNNNNNNNNNNNNNNNNNNNNNNNNNNNNNNNNNNNNNNNNNNNNNNNNNNNNNNNNNNNNNNNNNNNNNNNNNNNNNNKNNNNDNNNNNNNSNNNNNNNNNNNNNNNNNNNNNNNNNNNNNNNNNNNNNNNNNNNNNNNNNNNNNNNNN; from the coding sequence aataataataataataataataataataataataataataataataataataataataataataataataataataataataataataataataataataataataataataataataataataataataataataataataataataataataataataataataataataataataataataataataataataataataataataataataataataataataataataataataataataataataataataataataataataataataataataataataataataataataataaaaataataataatgataataataataataataataatagtaataataataataataataataataataataataataataataataataataataataataataataataataataataataataataataataataataataataataataataataataataataataataataataataataataataataataataataataataat